A single Alcanivorax borkumensis SK2 DNA region contains:
- a CDS encoding phospholipase D family protein, with the protein MTRLKLALLILLALIASTALWHRYKPMPAGLSLKGDLHAVHGLKLLVDDTWESDEGEGSQRLSRQHIFDEFFRLIGQAEKMIVVDMFLFNDFQGAGSESYRALSGELIDALLIQRDKHPDMPIVVITDPINTLYGGLHNKPLARLKNANITVITTPLPTLRDSNPSWSGLWRVCCQWLSNNANKGWLPNPMGPGKVTLRSYLTLLNFKANHRKTLLVDEGAHWTALVTSANAHDGSSAHSNIGLRFQGNAVNDLLASELAVAKLAHTALPTLPTLPTQPANPAADTHLQMLTEGAIRDALLTTLEHSQTEDQVDISVFYLSHRPLVNALLAAHHRGVQLRVLLDPNKDAFGREKNGIPNRQVAHELHKAGIPVRWCNTQGEQCHTKMLLRRNTNSAELILGSANYTRRNLDNLNLESNVRLTAAPDQAIMQQAADTFERRWENRFHEKHSTDYEVYADDSQWKYWLYRGMEFTGWSSF; encoded by the coding sequence ATGACCCGCTTGAAACTCGCCCTGTTGATTCTCCTCGCCCTGATTGCCAGCACCGCCTTGTGGCACCGTTATAAACCCATGCCCGCAGGGTTGTCGCTCAAGGGCGACCTGCATGCGGTACACGGGTTGAAACTGCTGGTGGACGATACCTGGGAAAGCGATGAAGGTGAGGGCAGCCAACGGCTTAGCCGCCAGCATATTTTTGACGAATTCTTCCGGCTGATTGGGCAGGCGGAAAAAATGATCGTAGTCGACATGTTCCTGTTCAATGATTTTCAGGGCGCCGGCAGCGAAAGTTACCGCGCGCTGTCCGGGGAGCTAATCGATGCCCTGCTAATCCAGCGCGACAAGCACCCAGATATGCCCATCGTGGTCATTACCGATCCCATCAACACGCTTTACGGTGGGCTGCACAACAAGCCTTTGGCACGCCTGAAAAACGCCAACATCACCGTCATTACCACCCCGCTCCCCACCCTACGCGATTCCAACCCCAGCTGGTCCGGACTGTGGCGAGTATGCTGCCAGTGGCTGAGCAACAACGCCAACAAGGGCTGGCTGCCCAACCCCATGGGGCCCGGCAAGGTAACGCTACGCAGCTACCTAACGCTGCTTAACTTCAAGGCCAACCACCGTAAAACCCTGCTGGTGGATGAAGGCGCACACTGGACCGCACTGGTAACCTCCGCCAATGCCCACGATGGCAGCAGCGCCCACAGCAATATCGGGCTACGATTTCAGGGCAATGCCGTTAACGACCTACTCGCCAGTGAACTGGCCGTGGCAAAATTGGCCCACACCGCTTTGCCAACGTTACCCACTTTACCCACACAACCAGCCAATCCTGCGGCCGATACACATTTGCAAATGCTTACCGAAGGGGCCATTCGCGACGCCCTGCTCACCACCCTTGAGCACAGTCAAACGGAAGATCAGGTCGATATTTCCGTGTTCTACCTATCCCATCGCCCACTGGTGAACGCGCTGCTAGCCGCACACCACCGAGGCGTACAGCTCCGCGTACTGCTCGACCCTAACAAGGATGCGTTTGGGCGAGAGAAGAACGGCATCCCCAACCGTCAGGTGGCCCATGAATTACACAAAGCCGGGATACCGGTGCGCTGGTGTAATACTCAAGGGGAACAATGCCACACCAAGATGCTACTACGGCGCAACACCAACAGCGCTGAGCTCATTCTTGGCTCCGCTAACTACACTCGCCGCAATTTGGATAATCTGAATCTGGAAAGCAACGTTCGTCTCACCGCCGCACCGGATCAGGCCATCATGCAACAGGCCGCTGACACCTTCGAACGGCGCTGGGAAAATCGCTTCCATGAAAAACACAGCACGGACTATGAGGTGTATGCGGACGATTCGCAGTGGAAGTACTGGCTGTATCGGGGAATGGAATTTACCGGGTGGAGCAGTTTTTAA